A window of the Buchnera aphidicola (Aphis glycines) genome harbors these coding sequences:
- the fliR gene encoding flagellar biosynthetic protein FliR, which translates to MLTFNNLQLITIISNFFCPLVRILAFFSIAPIFNDYHINRSTKIVLSILISWVIFPFLPQIKTELFSLSGLLLLLEQILIGITLGFTCQFLFATINFSGELIGLQMGLSFATFFNANNNIGISVISRLLNILMLSFFLSIDAHLYLISILIDSFYSIPINIIFFDNSIFLNVLIFASNIFLNSIMLIFPIMIFLLLSSLIMSILNRLSPQISIFSIGFPLNLLIGISMLYYLVFISFPIFNHLFNQLTLFLSNTFLKLQ; encoded by the coding sequence ATGTTAACATTTAATAATTTACAATTAATAACGATTATTAGTAACTTTTTTTGTCCATTAGTGCGTATTTTAGCATTTTTTTCAATTGCTCCAATTTTTAATGATTATCATATAAATAGAAGTACTAAAATAGTTTTATCTATATTAATTAGTTGGGTTATATTTCCATTTTTGCCTCAAATAAAAACAGAACTATTCTCTTTGTCTGGCTTATTACTTCTATTAGAGCAGATTTTAATTGGAATCACTTTGGGTTTTACTTGTCAATTTTTATTTGCGACAATTAATTTTTCAGGAGAATTAATTGGTCTTCAGATGGGTTTGTCTTTTGCAACATTTTTCAATGCAAACAATAATATTGGTATTTCTGTGATATCTAGATTATTAAATATTTTAATGTTATCTTTCTTTTTATCGATTGATGCACATCTTTATTTAATATCCATATTAATTGATAGTTTTTATAGTATACCGATTAACATTATTTTTTTTGATAATAGCATTTTTTTAAATGTGTTAATATTTGCTAGTAATATTTTCTTAAACAGTATAATGCTTATTTTTCCAATTATGATTTTTTTATTATTATCTAGTTTAATAATGAGCATTTTAAATCGTTTATCACCTCAAATATCTATTTTTTCTATTGGTTTTCCATTAAATTTGCTAATAGGGATATCGATGTTATATTATTTAGTGTTTATTTCTTTTCCTATTTTTAACCACTTATTTAATCAATTAACATTATTTTTATCAAATACTTTTTTGAAATTGCAGTAA
- the fliN gene encoding flagellar motor switch protein FliN: protein MNELKNKYNSEKIDHSINNVNDIDIKNKSNFEEPISFSADEKKNKKEIIFDIPVDITIELGQSRLKIKELLNLSKGSMLFLNQKQEDPLKIFANGKLVAFGEIVTSENTYGVRIINTKNS, encoded by the coding sequence ATGAATGAATTAAAAAACAAATATAATTCTGAAAAAATTGATCATTCTATAAATAATGTAAATGATATAGACATTAAAAACAAAAGTAATTTTGAAGAACCGATATCTTTTAGTGCTGATGAAAAAAAAAATAAAAAAGAAATAATATTTGATATACCAGTTGATATAACTATAGAATTGGGTCAATCTAGATTGAAAATAAAAGAATTATTAAATTTGTCAAAAGGTAGTATGCTTTTCTTAAATCAAAAACAAGAAGATCCTCTAAAAATCTTTGCAAATGGTAAATTAGTTGCTTTTGGTGAAATTGTTACGTCGGAAAACACATATGGTGTAAGAATTATCAATACAAAAAATTCTTAA
- the pmbA gene encoding metalloprotease PmbA, whose product MKSIHQIRQEENLLINTVNTTLKLAKQIMNCSIEVSAKKTIGFNINVRNSIVENIEFNSDRVLFITVYNKFSKGSVSSKDFSIDSIKKMLNVAIDISKNSSSDFFIGLPDIKLLCFNSDDLDLFHLSDMSIENGINYASIAEKEAFKLDKRIVNSEGSFFSSHTTINVLGNSLGMLEKYKSTLYSAYNCMIAKEKNSMQRDFYYSTSRKIENLEQPIILGKKTAQRAIDRLGARKINTMKASIIFSREISSNFFSHLIPAITGDNVYRKSTFLLHDFRKKIFPSWLSIIENPHIPQGLGSKPFDNEGVKTIVKYIIQNGILSTWLLDSYNGRRLGLISTGNSGGIHNWLVSNQNISFQDLLKNMNTGLLVTELMGQGIDIVSGNYSQGAMGFWVENGKIQYPVNEITISGNLKNMWLNILSISNDIDIRNNIKCGSILISEMQISGN is encoded by the coding sequence ATGAAATCAATTCATCAAATTAGACAAGAAGAAAACCTACTCATAAATACAGTGAATACTACTCTTAAACTAGCGAAACAAATAATGAACTGTTCTATTGAAGTATCTGCTAAAAAAACAATAGGATTTAATATTAATGTTAGAAACAGTATTGTAGAAAATATAGAATTTAATAGTGATAGAGTTTTATTTATTACTGTATATAACAAATTTTCTAAAGGTAGTGTTTCATCTAAAGATTTTAGTATAGATAGCATTAAAAAAATGTTAAATGTTGCTATAGATATTTCTAAAAATTCTTCTTCTGATTTTTTTATAGGTTTACCTGATATAAAATTACTTTGTTTTAATTCTGACGATCTTGATTTATTTCATCTTTCTGATATGAGTATAGAAAACGGAATTAATTACGCCTCTATAGCAGAAAAAGAAGCATTTAAATTAGATAAAAGAATTGTTAATAGTGAAGGAAGTTTTTTTAGCAGCCACACTACTATAAATGTTTTAGGAAATAGCTTAGGAATGTTAGAGAAATATAAATCTACTCTTTATTCAGCTTATAATTGTATGATTGCAAAAGAAAAAAATTCAATGCAAAGAGATTTTTATTATTCCACATCTAGAAAAATAGAAAATTTAGAACAACCCATTATTTTAGGGAAAAAAACTGCACAACGTGCTATCGATCGATTAGGTGCTAGAAAAATTAATACTATGAAAGCTTCAATTATATTTTCAAGAGAAATATCTTCTAACTTTTTTTCCCATCTTATTCCAGCTATTACTGGTGATAATGTATATCGTAAATCTACTTTTTTACTGCACGATTTTCGAAAAAAAATTTTTCCTAGTTGGTTAAGTATTATAGAAAATCCACATATTCCACAAGGATTAGGAAGTAAGCCTTTCGATAATGAAGGTGTAAAAACGATTGTAAAATATATCATTCAAAATGGAATACTATCTACTTGGTTACTTGATAGTTATAATGGTCGCAGATTAGGACTGATTAGTACAGGAAATTCTGGAGGTATTCATAATTGGTTAGTTTCCAATCAAAATATATCATTTCAAGACTTGTTAAAAAATATGAACACTGGATTGTTAGTTACTGAGTTAATGGGTCAAGGAATAGATATTGTTAGTGGAAATTATTCACAAGGAGCTATGGGTTTTTGGGTTGAAAATGGGAAAATTCAATATCCGGTAAATGAAATTACAATATCCGGAAATTTAAAAAATATGTGGCTAAACATTCTTAGCATCAGCAATGATATTGATATTCGAAATAATATTAAATGTGGTTCTATATTAATATCCGAAATGCAGATTTCAGGAAATTAG
- the rsmI gene encoding 16S rRNA (cytidine(1402)-2'-O)-methyltransferase: MNFKNTGILYIVPTPIGNLSDITYRALKILQEVDLIACENIKHTNILLKHFNIKNILISFNKFNEFQKSDRLIQELEKGKKIALVSSAGTPLINDPGYILIKKCHLFKIQIIPLPGACAAITALSASGVSTSSFCYEGFLPSKKKLRRSLLNSLKKEKRTIILYESKYRVIETVQDIINEIGANRHIVIAREITKKWEIIYGNKAHIIFNWIKEDQNRYNKGENVIIIDGYKESKNINLSDKIINTFTLLRKVLSLKQSVLITSKIHKTNKNDLYQYAIQHEEK; encoded by the coding sequence GTGAATTTTAAAAATACTGGCATTCTTTACATTGTGCCAACACCTATTGGTAATTTGTCTGACATTACTTATCGCGCTTTAAAAATATTACAAGAAGTCGATCTAATAGCATGTGAAAATATTAAACATACTAATATTTTACTAAAACATTTTAATATAAAAAATATCTTAATATCTTTTAATAAATTTAATGAATTTCAAAAAAGTGATCGTTTAATCCAAGAATTAGAAAAAGGAAAAAAAATTGCTTTAGTATCGAGCGCAGGAACCCCGTTAATCAATGATCCAGGATATATATTAATTAAAAAATGTCATCTTTTTAAAATTCAAATCATTCCACTTCCTGGTGCTTGTGCTGCTATTACTGCATTAAGTGCCTCTGGAGTATCTACTAGTAGTTTTTGTTATGAAGGATTTCTTCCTTCTAAAAAAAAGTTAAGACGTAGTTTATTAAATTCTTTAAAAAAAGAAAAACGCACAATTATTTTATACGAATCAAAATATAGAGTAATTGAAACTGTTCAAGATATAATAAACGAAATTGGAGCAAACAGACATATAGTAATTGCTAGAGAAATTACAAAAAAATGGGAAATTATTTATGGAAATAAAGCTCATATAATATTTAATTGGATTAAAGAAGACCAAAATCGCTATAATAAAGGAGAAAATGTTATTATTATAGATGGTTATAAGGAATCGAAAAATATAAATCTTTCAGATAAGATAATAAATACTTTTACTCTATTAAGAAAGGTTTTGTCATTAAAACAATCAGTTCTTATTACTTCAAAAATTCACAAAACCAATAAAAATGATTTATATCAATATGCAATACAACACGAAGAAAAGTGA
- the fliP gene encoding flagellar type III secretion system pore protein FliP (The bacterial flagellar biogenesis protein FliP forms a type III secretion system (T3SS)-type pore required for flagellar assembly.), which produces MTNNIESQLKLNSYQSVFNSINFFQIATSLAQIILLILFLSWIVKKISFKKNKRNFYMNMIEKISIGPNESIIMIEVQQVKLILGVTKNNVTHLHTLTSQLKKELPGKEEKIMFPKKNFYDSFKNFIKNFLKKGILFRTISFLFLLLFCPLVYAGIPGPVIHHLNDGTQTWSLPIQTLVFLTALTFLPACLLMMTSFTRIIIVFGLLRNALGTPYAPPNQILLGLALFLTFFIMSPTFEKIYQEAYIPFSKEEINMDEAILKGAAPLKKFMLNQTRTSDLELFSKIAHISYYKDKSSIPMRILLPSFITSELKTAFQIGFTIFIPFLIIDLVIASVLMALGMMMVPPSTISLPFKLMLFVLVDGWQLLVNSLSQSFNV; this is translated from the coding sequence ATGACAAACAATATTGAATCACAGTTAAAATTAAATAGTTATCAATCAGTATTTAATAGTATAAATTTTTTTCAAATAGCTACTTCATTAGCTCAAATAATATTATTAATATTATTTTTAAGTTGGATTGTAAAAAAAATTTCTTTTAAGAAAAATAAAAGAAATTTTTATATGAATATGATAGAAAAAATATCAATAGGACCTAATGAATCAATTATTATGATAGAAGTGCAACAGGTTAAATTAATATTAGGTGTTACGAAAAATAATGTTACTCATCTGCATACATTAACATCTCAATTAAAAAAAGAGTTGCCTGGTAAAGAAGAAAAAATTATGTTTCCAAAAAAAAATTTTTACGATTCTTTCAAAAATTTTATTAAAAATTTTTTGAAAAAAGGAATATTATTTCGAACTATTTCATTTCTATTTTTATTATTATTTTGTCCTTTAGTATATGCAGGTATACCTGGACCAGTAATTCACCATTTAAATGATGGTACACAGACTTGGTCTTTGCCGATACAAACTTTAGTTTTTTTAACTGCTCTTACTTTTCTTCCAGCTTGTCTTTTAATGATGACTAGCTTTACACGTATTATTATTGTTTTTGGGTTATTAAGAAATGCTTTAGGAACTCCATATGCTCCACCTAATCAAATATTGTTAGGTTTAGCGCTTTTTTTGACTTTTTTCATTATGTCTCCAACTTTCGAAAAAATTTACCAAGAAGCTTATATTCCTTTTAGTAAAGAAGAAATTAATATGGATGAAGCTATTTTAAAAGGTGCAGCTCCACTAAAAAAATTTATGTTAAATCAAACAAGAACATCTGATTTAGAATTATTTTCGAAAATAGCGCATATTTCTTACTACAAAGATAAAAGTTCAATACCTATGCGAATTTTATTACCTTCATTTATTACTAGCGAGTTAAAAACAGCTTTTCAAATTGGTTTTACTATTTTTATACCTTTTTTAATTATCGACTTAGTTATCGCTAGTGTTTTAATGGCTCTTGGTATGATGATGGTTCCACCTTCAACTATTTCTTTACCTTTTAAATTAATGTTATTTGTATTAGTAGATGGGTGGCAATTGTTAGTGAATTCACTATCTCAAAGTTTTAATGTGTAA
- the ppa gene encoding inorganic diphosphatase, with amino-acid sequence MNYNTVIAGENIPNDIYAIIEIPSNSSPIKYEIDKNSGLLFVDRFISTPMFYPCNYGYINQTLSMDGDPLDVLVPSPYPIQSGSVIHCRPIGILKMQDESGDDCKIIAVPKSKICKEYQNVKSIEDISELLKKQIEHFFKYYKKIETGKWTKIIGWDNKKSAQLEISLSYNRFKNKKKI; translated from the coding sequence ATGAATTATAATACAGTTATCGCAGGAGAGAATATACCAAATGATATATACGCTATCATTGAGATACCATCTAATTCATCTCCTATTAAATATGAAATAGATAAAAATTCAGGTTTACTTTTCGTAGATCGTTTTATATCTACACCAATGTTTTATCCTTGTAACTATGGATACATCAATCAAACATTATCCATGGACGGAGATCCTTTAGATGTTTTAGTCCCATCTCCATATCCTATACAATCTGGATCTGTTATTCACTGTAGACCGATTGGCATACTAAAAATGCAAGATGAATCAGGAGATGACTGTAAGATTATAGCTGTACCAAAAAGTAAAATTTGTAAAGAATATCAAAACGTTAAAAGCATTGAAGACATATCCGAGTTACTAAAAAAACAAATAGAACATTTTTTTAAATATTATAAAAAAATAGAAACAGGTAAGTGGACAAAAATTATAGGATGGGACAATAAAAAATCTGCGCAATTAGAAATTAGTTTGTCATATAATCGATTCAAAAACAAAAAAAAAATATAA
- a CDS encoding beta-ketoacyl synthase N-terminal-like domain-containing protein, with the protein MKRVVITGFGIISSIGNNKEEVLNSLYHGRSGITFSEQMKELGMRSHVWGNIKLEHKNFISKKMSRFMTDASIYAFLSMEQAIKDAHLKNKHYQKNARVGLIVGSGGGSRADYVKSINIKKNRFSFRYLNPYTAIKSMTSGISACLSTIFKIYGVNYSINSACATSAHCIGNAFELIRYGKQDLIFAGGGEEVSCELAAEFDSMRVLSSSFNKNPTRASRVYDCKRDGFVISGGAGIVVIENLNSALARSAPIYAEIIGYAATSDGVNMVIPSGEGALRCMNLAKNKKNLSIDYLNVHGTSTKIGDLIELRAIKQSFVDEKKPMISATKSITGHSLGASGVHEIIYTLLMLQYNFISPSINIEILDPYAKNMNIVQKTISQKITTAMCNSFGFGGTNVSLILKKY; encoded by the coding sequence GTGAAAAGAGTGGTCATTACAGGGTTTGGTATCATTTCTAGTATCGGTAATAATAAAGAAGAAGTTTTAAATTCTTTATATCATGGTCGTTCTGGAATAACATTTTCAGAACAAATGAAAGAACTAGGTATGCGTAGTCATGTGTGGGGAAATATTAAATTAGAACATAAAAATTTCATAAGTAAAAAAATGTCTCGTTTTATGACTGATGCTTCTATTTATGCTTTTCTATCTATGGAGCAAGCAATTAAAGATGCTCATTTAAAAAATAAACATTACCAAAAAAATGCTCGCGTTGGATTGATTGTTGGTTCAGGAGGAGGTTCTCGTGCAGATTATGTTAAAAGTATAAATATAAAAAAAAATCGTTTTAGTTTTCGTTATTTAAATCCATATACTGCAATTAAATCTATGACATCTGGAATTTCTGCTTGTTTATCAACTATATTTAAAATTTATGGTGTCAATTATTCCATTAATTCTGCTTGCGCTACTTCTGCACATTGCATCGGAAATGCTTTTGAGTTGATCAGATACGGAAAGCAAGATCTTATCTTTGCGGGTGGTGGTGAAGAAGTAAGCTGCGAATTAGCTGCTGAGTTCGATTCAATGAGAGTTCTTTCTTCAAGTTTTAACAAAAATCCTACAAGAGCATCTCGTGTATATGATTGTAAACGAGATGGTTTTGTAATATCAGGAGGAGCAGGTATTGTGGTCATCGAAAATTTAAATTCAGCGCTTGCTCGCTCTGCTCCTATTTATGCTGAAATTATTGGATATGCGGCAACATCTGATGGTGTTAATATGGTTATACCTTCCGGGGAAGGTGCTTTAAGATGTATGAATTTAGCAAAAAATAAAAAAAATTTATCTATTGATTATTTAAATGTTCACGGAACATCAACGAAAATTGGTGATCTAATTGAATTAAGAGCAATTAAACAATCTTTTGTTGATGAAAAAAAACCAATGATTTCGGCAACGAAGTCTATAACTGGTCATTCTTTAGGTGCATCTGGAGTACATGAAATTATTTATACTTTATTAATGTTACAATATAATTTTATATCTCCTTCAATTAATATTGAAATATTAGATCCTTATGCAAAAAATATGAATATTGTGCAAAAAACTATTTCACAAAAAATTACAACAGCAATGTGTAATAGTTTTGGATTTGGAGGAACTAATGTTTCTTTAATATTAAAAAAATACTAA
- the tkt gene encoding transketolase, whose translation MSLERELSNAIRILSVDAVQNAKSGHPGMPMGMADIAEVLWRNFLKHNPKNPKWDNRDRFILSNGHGSMLLYSLLHLTGYDVSIEEIKKFRQFNSKTPGHPEINETPGVETTTGPLGQGLANAVGMAIAEKTLSAYFNRLHFDIVNHYTWVFAGDGCLMEGISHEVCSLAGTLKLGKLIVFYDSNGISIDGKVSNWFTDDTVMRFKSYNWHVIDKVNGHHSSSIKKSIQEAMSIKDKPSIIICNTIIGFGSPNKSGTSESHGAPLGESEINLTRKNLKWKYLPFEIPQEIYKKWDFVKQGFKLEQEWNKKFSLYQVKYPELAKEYLRRFRKDLPEKWHQKTTDYIIKLQNNPENIASRSASQNTLEKFVKLLPELIGGSADLSPSNLTICSSSSSIAENSSGNYIHYGVREFGMTAIANGISHHGGFIPYTSTFLMFVEYARNAVRMAALMNTKHIFIYTHDSIGLGEDGPTHQPIEQLANLRMTPNIDVWRPCDQVETATAWKFAIEKKQGPTALILSRQNLSQIDRNNEQLNSISRGAYILYESKKTIDIIFISTGSEVYITLLAAKKIMSLGYSVRVISMPSNNVFDRQENEYKEYILPSYVTKRIAIEASIKDFWYKYVGINGLIIGMKTFGKSAPADILFKNFGFTIENIVNKSKNFLQY comes from the coding sequence ATGTCTTTAGAAAGAGAGTTATCGAATGCAATTCGTATACTAAGTGTTGATGCAGTTCAAAATGCAAAATCGGGTCATCCAGGTATGCCCATGGGCATGGCTGATATCGCAGAAGTATTATGGAGGAATTTTTTAAAACATAACCCAAAAAATCCAAAATGGGATAATAGAGATCGATTTATTTTATCTAATGGCCATGGTTCAATGTTGCTCTATAGCTTATTACATCTTACTGGGTATGATGTATCAATAGAAGAAATTAAAAAATTTAGACAGTTTAATTCTAAAACTCCAGGTCACCCTGAAATCAATGAAACTCCTGGTGTTGAAACTACTACTGGTCCATTAGGTCAAGGTTTAGCAAATGCTGTAGGTATGGCTATTGCAGAAAAAACATTAAGCGCTTATTTTAATCGTTTACACTTTGATATAGTAAATCACTATACTTGGGTGTTTGCGGGAGATGGGTGTTTAATGGAGGGAATTTCACATGAAGTTTGTTCTTTAGCAGGAACATTAAAATTAGGAAAATTAATTGTTTTTTATGATAGTAACGGTATTTCAATAGATGGAAAAGTATCAAATTGGTTTACAGATGATACAGTAATGCGTTTTAAGTCTTATAACTGGCATGTAATAGATAAAGTAAACGGGCATCATTCAAGTTCTATCAAAAAAAGTATTCAAGAAGCAATGTCTATAAAAGACAAGCCTTCTATAATTATTTGTAATACTATTATTGGTTTTGGATCACCCAATAAATCAGGAACATCGGAATCTCATGGCGCTCCTCTTGGAGAATCTGAAATTAATTTAACAAGAAAAAATTTAAAATGGAAATATCTACCTTTTGAAATTCCCCAAGAAATTTATAAAAAATGGGATTTTGTTAAACAAGGATTCAAATTAGAACAAGAATGGAATAAAAAATTTTCTTTATATCAAGTAAAATATCCTGAGTTAGCTAAAGAATATTTGAGACGTTTTAGAAAAGATCTTCCTGAAAAATGGCATCAAAAAACTACTGATTATATTATCAAATTACAAAATAACCCTGAAAACATAGCAAGCCGAAGTGCTTCTCAAAACACTTTAGAAAAATTTGTAAAATTACTACCTGAGTTGATAGGTGGTTCAGCGGATCTATCACCTAGTAATTTAACCATCTGTTCATCTTCTAGTTCAATAGCAGAGAATTCATCTGGTAATTATATTCATTACGGTGTTCGTGAATTTGGAATGACAGCCATTGCTAATGGTATTTCACATCATGGCGGATTTATTCCATATACTTCAACATTTTTAATGTTTGTTGAATATGCAAGAAATGCTGTTCGTATGGCTGCTTTAATGAATACTAAACATATTTTTATATATACTCATGATTCTATTGGACTAGGTGAAGATGGTCCTACTCACCAACCAATAGAACAGTTAGCTAATTTAAGAATGACTCCTAATATAGACGTATGGCGACCTTGTGATCAGGTAGAAACTGCTACAGCATGGAAATTTGCAATTGAAAAAAAACAAGGTCCAACAGCGTTAATTTTATCGCGTCAGAATTTATCTCAAATTGACAGAAATAATGAGCAATTAAATAGCATTTCGCGCGGAGCATATATATTATATGAATCTAAAAAAACTATTGATATTATTTTTATATCAACTGGTTCAGAAGTTTACATTACTTTACTTGCTGCAAAAAAAATTATGTCTTTAGGTTATTCTGTTCGTGTCATTTCTATGCCTTCTAATAACGTTTTTGACAGACAAGAAAATGAGTATAAAGAATATATACTTCCTTCTTATGTGACTAAAAGAATCGCAATAGAGGCAAGTATAAAAGATTTTTGGTATAAATATGTAGGAATAAACGGTTTAATTATTGGCATGAAAACCTTTGGAAAATCAGCTCCAGCCGATATTTTATTTAAAAATTTTGGTTTTACTATAGAAAACATAGTCAACAAATCAAAAAATTTTTTACAATATTAA
- the tal gene encoding transaldolase — protein sequence MNQLELLRQFTTIVADTSDIDSICKYKPEDATTNPSLILNAVNLHKNQKFLNQAVEYAKKKGGSQQEQLLNASDKILVDLGVEILKYIPGYISSEVDARLSFNQDKCILKAKKIVQMYENQGVSRQRVLIKLAATWECIKAAEELKKDNIFCNLTLLFSFAQARACAESKIFLISPFVGRIYDWYVDQNLISNFSSNEDPGVISVRKIYNFYKKHNYKTIIMGASFRNVKQILLLSGCDRLTISPILLKELELSNEVFDRKLIPPTTFTKPPTALSEEEFRWEHNQDKMAVQKLSEGIRNFGKDQVLLEKIISKLI from the coding sequence ATGAATCAGTTAGAATTATTAAGACAATTTACAACAATTGTAGCAGATACAAGTGATATAGATTCTATTTGCAAATATAAACCGGAAGATGCAACTACAAATCCTTCTTTAATATTAAACGCAGTAAATTTACATAAAAATCAAAAATTTCTTAATCAAGCGGTGGAATATGCTAAAAAAAAAGGAGGATCACAACAAGAACAATTACTAAATGCCAGCGATAAAATTTTAGTTGATCTCGGTGTGGAAATTTTAAAATATATACCAGGTTATATTTCTAGTGAAGTAGATGCTCGTTTGTCTTTTAATCAAGATAAGTGTATTTTAAAAGCAAAAAAAATAGTTCAAATGTACGAAAATCAAGGTGTTTCTAGACAACGAGTATTAATTAAACTAGCAGCTACATGGGAATGCATAAAGGCAGCAGAAGAGTTAAAAAAAGATAATATTTTTTGTAATTTAACTCTTTTATTTTCCTTTGCTCAAGCACGCGCTTGCGCAGAATCAAAAATATTTTTAATATCTCCTTTTGTTGGTCGTATTTATGATTGGTATGTAGATCAAAATTTAATATCAAATTTTTCTAGCAACGAAGATCCAGGAGTGATTTCTGTTCGAAAAATATATAATTTTTATAAAAAACATAATTATAAAACTATTATTATGGGGGCTAGTTTTCGCAATGTTAAACAAATCTTATTATTATCTGGATGTGATCGATTAACTATTTCTCCTATATTATTGAAAGAGCTGGAATTAAGTAATGAAGTATTTGATAGAAAATTAATTCCACCTACTACTTTTACGAAACCACCTACAGCTCTTTCTGAAGAAGAATTTAGATGGGAACATAATCAAGATAAAATGGCTGTTCAAAAATTATCAGAAGGTATAAGAAACTTTGGGAAAGATCAAGTTCTTTTAGAGAAAATTATCTCAAAACTAATATAA
- the rpmG gene encoding 50S ribosomal protein L33, which yields MAKKNREKIKMISSSGTGHYYTTTKNKRNTPDKLVLKKYDPTVRKHVLYHEGKIK from the coding sequence ATGGCTAAAAAGAACAGAGAAAAAATCAAAATGATTTCTTCGTCAGGAACAGGACACTATTATACCACTACTAAAAATAAAAGAAATACACCTGATAAGTTAGTTTTGAAAAAATACGATCCAACTGTCCGAAAACATGTATTATACCATGAGGGAAAAATTAAATAA
- the fliQ gene encoding flagellar biosynthesis protein FliQ, producing the protein MTPEYVMILFSQAMKVALMISSPLLLSALISGLIISILQAATQVNEQTLSFIPKIISILSVIAILGPWMLGVMLDYMHNLFDNIPAIIK; encoded by the coding sequence ATGACTCCGGAATATGTAATGATTTTATTTAGTCAAGCTATGAAAGTTGCATTGATGATTTCATCTCCATTGTTGTTATCTGCTTTAATTAGCGGTTTAATTATTAGCATATTACAAGCAGCTACACAAGTCAACGAACAAACTCTTTCATTTATTCCTAAAATAATTTCTATTTTATCTGTAATTGCTATACTTGGTCCTTGGATGTTGGGTGTTATGTTAGATTACATGCATAACTTATTTGATAATATACCAGCAATTATAAAATGA
- the rpmB gene encoding 50S ribosomal protein L28 — MSRICQVTGKKRMIGNNRSHALNATKRKFLPNIQNHRFWIPEKKRFIKLRVSTHGMRCIDKNGIESIIKKIKNKK; from the coding sequence ATGTCTCGTATATGTCAAGTTACAGGAAAAAAACGTATGATTGGTAATAATCGATCACACGCTTTAAATGCAACAAAAAGAAAATTTTTACCAAATATTCAAAATCATCGATTTTGGATTCCAGAAAAAAAAAGATTTATTAAGCTACGTGTTTCAACTCATGGAATGCGGTGTATTGATAAAAATGGGATAGAATCAATTATAAAAAAAATAAAAAATAAAAAATAA